Below is a window of Camelina sativa cultivar DH55 chromosome 11, Cs, whole genome shotgun sequence DNA.
ACTAATGGAGATGACCTAATGGTCTATGAAGTATTTCTAATAACTACTGTTGGGAGACTCAATCATTagatttaaaatgttatttttgtttaatttgactGGTTATTcacttttttgaaaattattaatgtattttttagtaatttaagTGGAGGGATGAGTATATTTgacatttttacttttaatgacTATTGTTAAacggatgaaaaaaaaaagactattgtTAAACGATACACCATTCACTGGATTTGTAATATCAATGtattgtaatttttgataatatataatatttattctaTTTATGTACTTCAtcgaaatattatatatatatatatatatatatatatttaataacaaaatcctTGTTTTTCAATAAGTGCAGATTTTAGAAGTTTTTCAAACTTCTTTTTGATTTGCaacagttttaacttttaacaaatattatatctaataaGATGAGCAATTTCAAATCATTGATTCGTTAAATAAATGTCATATTTCTTGGTGGATCGGATCAATATCTCTCGAACCTCCAAGTTCTACTTCCAAAActccaaagagaaaaagaaaaagaaaaaaaagaatcacaTACATGATGGATACAGGGGCACGAAAGCTACCCATTCATGAGCACAATATTTTGCCTTCGGCTCGGATCGTTCACAATACATGTAAAGGCTGCGATGTAAAAAACTTCGGCTACGGCGGATACGTCTGCAATGATTCTGATTGTAAAGCTTGGTTCCATAAGGAGTGCGCGGAGACCCCATCTGAGATCAGACACCCTTTCCACCAACAACATCTTCTCTCGTTGACCAATGAACTGGGAGATCGTCCATGTAGTTTGTGTGGACAAAAGCGACTTGAATCCGCTGGTTATAGTTGTTCCACATGTGAATTCAACGTGGATTTGCTTTGTGGGATAAAACCGTCACCGCCTACTATTGAGCATCCTGTCTGCCATGGCCATCCACTTGTCTTTTTGAAGAAACGAGatcaggaggaggaggaacccCCTTGTGAAGTTTGCAAGGATGCTATTGGTGGACCTTCCTATTCATGCATTGGATGCGATCTGTACTTCCACCTGGAATGTGTCCATCTCTCGGAAGAGGTAAATCATCCTTGCCACTCTGATCATCTTCTCAAGCTCATCGCATCCAAATTACTTACCGATAATGGTGGTGGGAAGATTTGTCTTTTGTGCGAACAACAACCAGAAAAGATGATTTATCATTGTTCTGTCTGCAACTTCACCACGTGTCTTGGCTGTACCAAAAGGCCACCCCCTCTTTCTATCGAGCATAACAGGACCCACAAACATCCACTTACCCTCTTTCCAAATGGAATGTCATTTAATTGTAATGTTACCGGGGCTGGGCTTAGCAGTAGAGCCTAGATGTGTCTTCCTTGTGGATTTGTTGTCAATGGGCATTATATCAACTTACCCCGGGTAATAAACATCAACCGTCATGATCATCGCATCTCTTTCACTGATCACCTTGGCCCTGGATATCTGAAATGCGGAGTTTGCCGCCAAACTGTGGACGAGTTTGCTGGGGCTTATGCTTGTGTAGTTTGCCGTAACTATGCAGTTCACTCGCACTGTGCAGTACGCAATAATATATGGGATGGTGTGGAACTAGAAGGTACATTTGAGATCACAGAAGATGTTGCACCATTCACGGTAGTAGGAGATAACTTGATAAGTCATTTTAGTCATCACAAGCATACCTTAAGGCTCCACAAAGAAGGCATCATTCATGATGAGAAGAGTACTGCTCGATGTGAAGCATGTACATATTCAATCGGATTTGAGCCGATCTACAGTTGTGAGGAATGTCGTTTCATTCTACATGAAAAATGTGCTAATCTTCCTAAGAAAAAGAGACTCGTGTTTGGCACCACACCATTCACATTAGTGGGAGCAAGTAGTCGTGTTGGTGATATGATAGACTGTGAATTATGTTGCGTATGTTCTACTGGTTTTAAGTACGCATCTCAGAGTGGGTGGGAGATAGATGTACATTGTGCTTCTCTTTCTGAGCCCTTCGTTCATGATGGCCATTTACATCCCCTATATTTTGATTATAAGGACAATTACTATTGCGATGCATGCCATACTAAGGTAACGAATGTCATGCTCTGTTGCAAAGCTTGTGactttgatttgtgtttcagTTGCGCTAGTTTGCCAAAACAGATAAAGCATAGAAACGATGAGCACACTCTCACTCTACGTTGTAGTGAAAAAGCGAATGGAAAGTATTGGTGCGATATATGTGAGACAGAGTTGGATCCAAGTACATGGTTCTATACATGCTTTGATTGTGGAGCCACATTGCATGTGGAATGCGTACTAGGAGATTTCTCACGTCTCATGCCAGGAGGGATCATTGATACTGTCGGGGAAAAGAAATTTGATGTGGTTCTTAACAATCACAACACTCGACCATTATGCAGCATCTGTGGCTCTCGATGCAAGGTCTCAGTCATCTTAAAGGTCTGCGATGGAGACAATGTATACATATGTTCTCGTTCATGTTTTTCTGATACGATTTTAGCTAGTTCAGGTTGATTGGGAGTTTTGTTTAGATCTTGTGCGTGGAAAGGGTGAAACTTTGAATCCCTTTATCTTTTACATGATGAGAGATTTATTCATGTGGTTGTATTATTCGCTGCCCTATCTACTTTATTTCCCAGGATCGAAATGTAATAGGGATCGAAGAGTGATTATGATTTCTACTTTCTAGTGAAAGATGCTGAgcaaatcaaaacttaaatataagcttaattatcaaataaaaccCTTACattcctttttcaaaaaataaataaaaataaataaaaccctTACATTTCGAACACTTAATTATGCTGATCAGATCAAAAAACTTACTAGTGTCTGTAAGAAGTAACAACCTATATATGGTTGAAAATCTGTGAGAATTCATGCAAGGGAATTGGATTTTTTCCCAACAAATGGCATCATCAGATCAGCAAGATTCACTTGCAACGTCGTTATCAGAGATGCAGTTCAAGGTAAAAGGAAACATGTTATCTTTGAAATTAAGTGAAATATTAATGTTCAAAATCAAACTCACCTCACGACGGAACAACTAGTCATATTAGAGATGATGGACAGGACAACCACTTACTGTATATTGCAAGGACTTACATGAAACCCATCACCACGAAAGACAAGTACTCAGAAGGAAGATATAACAACAAGTCATGGGAGTTATTAAGCGTTCCACGTCAATTCCTTCgtacatatataaatcattctcttcttgaacatatatctctattttttacaAAACGCTTTTTAAATTATGTGAATCAAAACTCAAGAgttgatttaaaagaaaacacgCCGGAACAAAGAAACTTATATGCGTATTAATGTATCCACCGTTTCAAAATACATGATGTCTATGCGTCTTTTATGCATGTTTCctagtttttattattactaggtACTAATCCGCCGTAGactgaatttttttgtaatatattatgttatttattattgtttgttattataaatttggttagtttatataataattttgtattttaaaaatatttattgaaagtaaaaacctttgtcaataaaatatttgcatgtaacgataaaaaaaattgttttaaccTACCAAGCGTCGATAGTTCAATTGGTAAAGATATTCTGGCAAAGTCTAGATGTTGCCGGTTCGAGGGACCTCCCTTGGGAGGGGAACATATAAAATGCTCTGGTCCCTGACATGAGGGGATGTACGGGTCTAGGCCCAGAACCTCTtagtaattataaaaataaaaaaaaattgtttaaacctttatAAAACATGATTGCTATAGCTCTGAAATAA
It encodes the following:
- the LOC104726591 gene encoding LOW QUALITY PROTEIN: uncharacterized protein LOC104726591 (The sequence of the model RefSeq protein was modified relative to this genomic sequence to represent the inferred CDS: substituted 1 base at 1 genomic stop codon) — protein: MMDTGARKLPIHEHNILPSARIVHNTCKGCDVKNFGYGGYVCNDSDCKAWFHKECAETPSEIRHPFHQQHLLSLTNELGDRPCSLCGQKRLESAGYSCSTCEFNVDLLCGIKPSPPTIEHPVCHGHPLVFLKKRDQEEEEPPCEVCKDAIGGPSYSCIGCDLYFHLECVHLSEEVNHPCHSDHLLKLIASKLLTDNGGGKICLLCEQQPEKMIYHCSVCNFTTCLGCTKRPPPLSIEHNRTHKHPLTLFPNGMSFNCNVTGAGLSSRAXMCLPCGFVVNGHYINLPRVININRHDHRISFTDHLGPGYLKCGVCRQTVDEFAGAYACVVCRNYAVHSHCAVRNNIWDGVELEGTFEITEDVAPFTVVGDNLISHFSHHKHTLRLHKEGIIHDEKSTARCEACTYSIGFEPIYSCEECRFILHEKCANLPKKKRLVFGTTPFTLVGASSRVGDMIDCELCCVCSTGFKYASQSGWEIDVHCASLSEPFVHDGHLHPLYFDYKDNYYCDACHTKVTNVMLCCKACDFDLCFSCASLPKQIKHRNDEHTLTLRCSEKANGKYWCDICETELDPSTWFYTCFDCGATLHVECVLGDFSRLMPGGIIDTVGEKKFDVVLNNHNTRPLCSICGSRCKVSVILKVCDGDNVYICSRSCFSDTILASSG